The genomic DNA GTGGGCGTTTCGCCTGCCGCGATCGGCCAGTACGAGGCGGGCGTTAACTCGCCGCGTCCTGACGTTATCGATCGAATGGCGAAGGCCTTGAGGGTGCGACCGGGGTTCTTCGGGGTGGGCCGCCCTCTCGCCCGTATGGATACCGTCCATGCGCATTTTCGGAGCTTGAGATCCGCTCGCGCGAGCGACCGTCAACGAGCAGTCGCGACGGCAACACTGATGTGGGAACTGACCTTCGCGCTTGAGAGGTACGTCAAGCTGCCGGTACCGAACCTACCGCAAATTGAGCCTGGCACCGCGCCTGCGGACGCCGCTGCGATGCTGCGCAGGCACTGGAACCTCCCCGATGGGCCGGTGAAGCACTTGGTAGCCACCGTGGAATCTCACGGCATCGTGGTAGCAGTGCGTCCGCTAGGCGAGATCGATGCGGTCGACGCCTTCTCGGTAGTGATCGTGGACCGTCCTATCATCATCACAACGCCCCGGCGCAGCGAGAACGTCTTCGGACATCGATTTTCGATCGCTCACGAGGTCGGCCACTTGCTCCTTCACGGAGACTCCGGCGAGTCGAGCCAGGCGGTGGAGCGTGAGGCAGACGAGTTTGCTGCGGCATTTCTAACCCCTGCCGCGTCTATGGACGCGGTACTGCCCGAGAGGCTCGATCTACCGGCCCTGCATCGACTGGGTCGAACGTGGGGTGTTTCGCCAAAGTCGTTGGTCCGTCGGATGGTGGAGCGGCATCGCACGACTGATTCGTCCGCACGGCGGGCCTACCAACGATTGGCCATGACGTACGACCCGTCGGCGGACCCCACCAGCGCGTACCCCGGTGAGGTAGCAACGCTTCTGCGGAAGGGCGTCGAGCTGGCTGGTCAGCACGGCGCGGGCGTACCCGTTCTCGCGGATGTCCTCAAGATCAGCCCTGGGCAGCTGCGCGACCTCCTGGGAGAGGAAGATCAGCGCCCGGTTCTGCGCCTCGTCAAAGACGAGTGACGCTCGGGAGCGGTCGCCGTGTCCCCTCGGGTGACGTCAGTGGACGGCTTTACAGTGCCTGTCATGGCCTCGACACCATCGAAAGCGTTCGCGCCGACTCAGGGGCCGGGCCGTGCAGCCTGAGACGCTCCAGCAGGATCTCGCCGAGTTCATCGCGTACCGGCATAACCTCCTCAAGGGTGACGAGAAGGGCGAGGCTCAGGTCTTCCTCGACCGACTGTTCAAAGCGTTCGGAAACGGCGGCGTCCGAGAGGCCGGGGCAACCCTGGAGGCACGCGTTCGGAAGGCCGAGACCAAGGGCACCTCATTCGCCGATCTGCTCTGGGAGTCGCGCTGCATCATCGAGATGAAGAAGGCCGGGACCGACCTCTCGAAGCACTTCCGACAGGCCTTCCAGTATTGGATCCAGGTGGTGCCCCACCGCCCGAACTACGTGGTGCTCTGCAACTTTGACGAGTTCTGGGTCTACGATTTCGACCTCCAACTCGACGCTCCAATGGACGTACTGAAGCTCGATGATCTGGTCAACCGGAGAGAAGTGCTCGCGTTCCTCTTGCCGGAGCCCGAGACACCGCTATTCGGCAACGACCTCGTTCAGGTCACGCGCGAGGCGGCGGCGCAAGTGTCCAGCGTGTTTCGCTCGATGAAGGATCGCGGGGTCCCTCGGCTGGATGCTCAGCACTTCGTTCTCCAGTCGGTCGTGGCGATGTTCGCCGAAGACATCGGCCTGCTGCCCGAGAAGTTCTTCACCCGCGTTGTCGAAGAGGCCAAATCTGGCCGCGACGCCTACGACTTGCTCGGCTCACTGTTCCGAGAGATGAACACGCCCGGTCGGACGAAGGGTGGCCAGTTCGTCGGGACGCCTTACTTCAACGGCGGCATCTTCGAGAACATCACGCCGATTGAGATGAACCGAGACGAGCTAAATGCCATTCGGTGGGCGTGCACAACGAACTGGGCTGCCGTCCGCCCCGAGATCTTCGGCACTCTGTTCGAGACCTCGATGGACAAGGACGAACGTCACGCCTACGGCGCTCATTTCACGTCTCAGGCCGACATCGCCCGAGTGGTGATCCCCTGCATCGTGGACCCCTGGATGGAGCGAATCGAAGCCGCCAAGACGATCGGCGACCTGGAGCAGATTCAGCTAGCAATGGCCAGCTACCGAGTGCTCGATCCGGCGTGCGGGTCGGGCAACTTCTTGTACGTGGCCTATCGGGAGATGCGCCGCCTTGAGGTCGAGGTCAAGAATCGCATCGCTGCTCGCCGCCGCACCAAGTCCGGCCAGGCGACGATCTCCTACGTGACGCCCGATCACTTCATGGGAATCGACACCAACGCCTTCGCCGTCGAGGTGGCAAAGGTGACCATGATGATGGCAAAGAAGCTGGCTGCCGACGAGCTGGAGGAGTACGTCGACGCACTCCCCCTGGACAACCTCGACGAGTCGATTCGCTGCCGCGACGCTCTCTTCTCGGAGTGGCCCAGCGCGGACGTGCTCATCGGCAACCCGCCCTATCTGGGTCGGCGGAAGATGGCAGCCGAACTCGGTGCCGATTACGTATCAGACCTTGACGGGAAGTATCCGAACCCCGGCGTGAGTGACTTCGTCACCTACTGGTTTCCCCTGGCGCACAAGGCACTACCCCAGGGCGGCCGAGCGGGGTTTGTCGCTACGCAGGCGGTACGCGACGGCGACTCGCGGAAGGCGTCACTCGATTACGTCGTCAAGAACGATGGGGTGATCTTCGAAGCCGTCTCGGTCACCCCGTGGTCGGGTGACGCCGTGGTTCACGTGTCCATCGTCAACTGGGTGAAGGGCGCGAACCACGCACCCGCGAAGAAGGTCCTTTGGCTGAACAATGGGCAACTCCGACTCGAAGTCGAAGACATCGCCGCCAGCCTGAGGCCGGTCACCGACGTCGGGACTGCCGCCTCGCTGCCCCAAAACAAGGCCCCGAAGCGGATCTTCCAAGGCCAGACGACGGGAAAAATCGATGCCTTCCGTTTGACCGGAGGCGAGGCCGCCGACCTTGGCAAGACAGACCCCGGTTCGGCGGCGTTCATTCACCCAGTCCTCGGTGGGAAGGTGCTGCTCCACTCCCTCGGACCCCAGAACTTCATCATCGACCTCCCCCACGACGACGCGCTGGACGTCAAGGTCGCTGCTCCAGGTGCCCTGGCGAGGCTGCGCAAGCTGGTGCTGCCAGACCGGGAAGCGGCTGCCGAGAAGGAGGCCACCGCGAATGCCGCGATCCTCAAACGCAATTCGAAAGCACAGGTGCGTTGGCACAACAAGAACTTCCTGAACAAGTGGTGGCAGCATTCGTATCGGCGCGACGACATGATCGAGGCGTTCGCTCCGTTGCAGCGCTACATCGCGACGTCTCGGGTGGCGGCAGAGCAGCGGGTCTCCGTCTTCCAATTCGTGGACACGTCGATCCGACCCGACGATTCGATGACCGTCATTGCCTTCGATGACGACTACACCCTCGGCGTCGTGTCGTCGGCGCTTCATAGAGCGTGGTTCGAGGAGCGGTGCTCCAAATTGAAGTCCGACCTTCGCTACACGTCGACCACGGTATGGGATTCGTTTCCGTGGCCGACCTCACCAGGAGAGGCCGTGGCTGAGGTCGCGCAAGCGATGGCCGCCATCATCGACTACCGCGAAGCGAAGCTCGCCAAGGGCATCACGCTGGGAGAGCAGTACGACGCGCTGCGTACCCCTGGGAAGTCGGAACTGCGGGCGCTACACGACGTTCTCGATGCCGCCGTTGTCCGCGCGTACGGGTTCAATCCAGAGGAAGACCTGCTGGCGCAACTGCTGGCCCTGAACCTGGCCGCCGCGTCTGATCCCGAGGCCGCCATCGCACCGGGTGGCGGCGGGCGGCCCGAGGCCTACACCACCACCTACCGACTCACGGCAGCCGCGCCGTGAAGGACCGACCGGTCACGACTTTGACTTAGATGGTTGTCCGTGGCGAAATTCGACCACGTCACCGTCGACCATGACGTAGTCCTTGCCTTCCATCCGGACCTTGCCGGCGGCTTTGGCGGCCGCCATGGAGCCGGCTTCGACCAGGTCGTCGAAGGCGACGATCTCGGCCTTGATGAAGCCCTTCTCGAAGTCCGTGTGAATAACCCCCGCTGCGCGAGGTGCGGTGTCGCCCTGGTGGATGGTCCACGCCCGCGATTCCTTGGGTCCCGCGGTCAGGTAGGTCTGCAGCTTCAGCGTCCGGAAACCGGCGCGCGCCAACGCATCCAGGCCGCGCTCGGTCTGGCCGATGGACTCCAGCAGCTCGGCGGCGGACTCGTCGTCGAGCTCCAGCAACTCGGCCTCGATCTTGGCGTCCAGGAACACGGCCTCGGCCGGGGCGACCATCGCGGTCAGCTCGGCCTTGCGGGCCTCGTCGGTCAGCACCGACTCGTCGGCGTTGAAGACGTACAGGAACGGCTTGACCGTCATCAGGTTGAGCTCACGCAGGGCAGACCAGTCCTTGCCGGTGGAGAACAGGGTCTTGCCCTCGTCGAACACCGCCTGGGCCGCCGCCACGGCCTCGACGATCGGCTTGCGGTCCTTGTTGGTCCGGGCTTCCTTCTCGAGCCGCGGCAGCGCCTTCTCGAGCGTCTGCATGTCGGCGAGGATCAGCTCGGTCTCGATGACCTCGATGTCGGACTTGGGGTCGACGCGGCCGTCGACGTGGACGACGTCGTCGTCGGCGAAGGCGCGCACCACCTGACAGATGGCGTCGGCCTCGCGGATGTTGGCCAGGAACTTGTTGCCGAGGCCCGCGCCCTCGGACGCGCCCTTGACGATGCCGGCGATGTCCACGAACGTTACGGGCGCCGGGACGGTCTTCTCGGAACCGAAGATCTCGGCGAGCTTGTCGAGCCGCGGGTCGGGCAGCGGGACGACACCCTCGTTGGGTTCGATCGTTGCGAACGGATAATTAGCCGCGAGCACGTCATTACGTGTCAACGCGTTGAACAACGTCGACTTCCCGACGTTCGGCAGACCGACGATTCCCAGGTTCAGACCCACGAGTTCGTTAGTTTAGGAGACGCCACACCGTCCCAACGCCCACCTGCAGGCACAGTGGCCCAGATTGCCGGTACGGTCTAGGAGTGTCAGCAGAGCATCATGGGCCCGAAGCCGCCCTCGATCGCCGCTCGGCGCTGCCCAGCATCCCGGGAATCCCCTGGTGGGGAGCCATTGTGCTGGCCGTCACAGCCACCGCGATCGGCTTCGCCTACGACGCCGGCACCGGTGACAAAGAACTCAGCGCTTTCTTCACTTTCTGCTACGTGGCCGGCTGTGTACTCGCTGTGCTCGGCGTGCGGCGGTCCGGGATTTTCACCGCGGTCATCCAGCCCCCGCTGATCCTTTTCGTCGCCGTGCCGGGCGCGTATTTCATGTTCCACAGCGACAAGATCGCCGGCATCAAGGACCTGTTGATCAATTGCGGTTATCCGCTGATCGAGCGTTTCCCGACGATGTTCTTCACCGCGGCGACGGTTCTGATCCTCGGTTTGATCCGCTGGTTCGTCCTGCCGCAGTTCCTGACCTACGAGGAAGACGACACGGAAGAGGCCGTCGCCGAGCCCAAGCCGCGCCGCAGCCGCCGTCAGGCCGACGACGAAGACGTCGCGCCCGCCGGTCTCGCCGCGACGCTGTCGGCCAAGCTCACCAAGCTGACGACAGGCCAGACGCCCCGCAGCTCCCGTACCCGTGCCACCTCGTCGCGTCGTTCGGCGGCGGAGTCGCCGCGCCGCAGCGCTGCCGACCCGCAGCGCGCACCGCGTCCGTCCCGCGCCCGGGCACAGGCCGGCGACACCGAGCTGATCGAACCGGTGCCCGGCCAGATGCGCCGGCCGCGGCCCGCACGTCCCCGCCCGGCCGCCACCGACTCGTACGCGGTGCCCGACGAGCCGCGGCGCCGTCCCCGTCCGGCCGGCGAGCCGCGCCGCGCCCCGCAGGAGCGCTACGACTACCGGGAGCCACGCGAGCGGGACCGCTATGAACGACCGCAGCGCCCGTCCGCGGCCGAGCCGCGGCGGCGTCGCTACGCCGACGATCCGTACGAGCCCGGCGACCGCTACCAGTCGCCGGCCCGCCCGTCGCGCAACGCACCACCCAGCGGCGCCCACCACCCCGTCTCCCGGGTGCGGTACCGCGGTGCCGACGACGATGCGGCAGCCGAGCCGCGCGAACGCCGGCCGCGTCAGCCCCACAACTGGGACTGACCGACCGCGTCTGCGTTCGAAGAACTAGTGCCGGGCGGGACGAATCTCGCGCGGCAGCGCGAACACCAGCGTCTCGTTGGCAGTGGTGACCGGCTGGACGGTGTCGTAGCCGAATTCCGCGAGGCGCTCGAGCACGCCGCGCACCAGGATTTCCGGTACCGACGCGCCTGAGGTGACGCCGACGGTCGTGACACCCTCGAGCCAGCCCGGGTCGATGTCCTCGGCGTAGTCGACGAGCTTCGCGGCGTTGGAGCCGGCGTTCAGGGCCACCTCGACCAGACGAACCGAGTTGGACGAGTTCCGTGAGCCGACGACGATCACGAGTTCGCACTCGGGAGCCATCGCCTTGACCGCGACCTGGCGGTTCTGGGTGGCGTAGCAGATGTCGTCGCTGGGCGGGTCCTGCAGCGTCGGGAACTTCTCCCGCAGCCGTCGGACGGTCTCCATGGTCTCGTCGACGCTCAGCGTGGTCTGGGACAGCCAGATGACCTTGTTCGGGTCGCGGACGGTCACCTTGTCGACGGCGTCCGGGTTGTCGACGACCTGCACGTGCTCGGGCGCCTCGCCGGCGGTGCCGACGACCTCTTCGTGGCCCTCATGGCCGACCAGGAGGATGTCGTAGTCGTCGCGGGCGAAGCGCTTGGCCTCGTTGTGCACCTTGGTGACCAGCGGGCAGGTGGCGTCGATGGTCCGCAGATTGCGGGCGGCGGCCTCCTCGTGCACCGTCGGCGCGACGCCGTGGGCGGAGAACACCACGATGGCACCCTCGGGCACCTCTTCGGTCTGTTCGACGAACACCGCACCGGCCTTGGCCAGCGTGTCCACCACGTAGCGGTTGTGCACGATCTCGTGGCGCACGTACACGGGAGCGCCGTGCTTCTCCAGCGCGCGCTCCACGGTCTCGACGGCGCGGTCCACGCCGGCGCAGTAGCCACGCGGCTCGGCGAGCAGCACGCGCTTGCCGGTTTTGCTCATAGCTTCTCCGGCGACCGAAACGGTGGCGCCGGGAATGCCCATATTGATGGTCGGTGGCATAGCACAAGGGTACTGATCACCGCAGGGCCACAGCCAGCCGTACTCTGGCAGGCATGTCTACTGCGCCCTACGGAGTCCGGCTGCTGGTCGGCGCGGCGGCGACCGCGCTCGAGGAGACCATTCGGCTCCCCCACACCATCCTGACCTACCCGATGACGCTGGCCAGTCAGCTCGCCCAGCTGGTCATGAAAATGCAGCAGGACCTGGCCGAACTGGTCAACAAGGGCGACGAGACCCTGGAGCAGTGGTTCCCGCCCAAGGACGAGCAGCCGGAATGGGCCACATTCGACGAAGATCTGCTCGAGCCGGGTGCTGACGATCCCGCCGGCCCGGCCACCGAGCAGCCCGACGGCGCCCGCCTGACGGAAGGCCGGTTCGCGCTGTACAGCACGGGGGCCGCCGAGACCCCGAAGCCGGCGACGAACGGTGCGGCCGCCAACGGCGCGAGCGTCGCGACCCCCGCGATCGTCGAGGCCCTGGACTACGCCGAGCTGACCCTGGCCCAGCTGCGCGCCCGGCTCCCCCAGCTCAAGGTGGACGACCTCGAGGCGCTGCTGACCTACGAGAACAACACGAAGTCCCGCGCGCCGTTCCAGACGCTGCTGGCCAACAGGATCACCCGCGCGACCGCGAAGTGATGCGGTGACAGCTGCCGAGATCCCGAACTCGGCCGAGAATCCCTGGCCGGTCCGGGCGGTGTCCACCCGGGTGGCCAAGTACATCGACCGGCTCGGCACCATCTGGATCGAAGGTCAGCTCACCGAGCTCAAGCTGCGTCAGTCGACGGCGTGGATGGTGCTGCGCGACCCGGCCGCGGACATGTCGCTGTCGGTCAGCTGCCCGCGTGCCCTGGTCGACGACGCGCCGGTCGCCCTGTCAGAGGGCACCCAGGTGATCATGCTGGGCAAGCCGCAGTTCTATACCCGCAACGGCTCATTCTCGTTGCGTATCAGCCAGATTCGCGCCGTCGGTATCGGTGAGCTGCTTGCCCGCATCGACCGGCTGCGCCGCCTGCTGGATGCCGAAGGCCTGTTCGACCCCCGACTCAAGCGCCCGATTCCGTTCCTGCCCAACACCATTGGCCTCATCACCGGCCGCGCCTCGGCGGCTGAGCATGACGTCGTCACCGTCGCCCAAAGTCGTTGGCCCGCCGTCCACTTCGATATCCGCAATACAGCGGTGCAGGGCGCCAATGCGGTACCACAGATCGTCGAGGCCCTGCGCGCGCTGGACGCCGCGCCGCACGTCGACGTCATCGTGATCGCGCGCGGCGGCGGCAGCGTCGAGGACCTGCTGCCGTTTTCCGACGAGACGCTGTGCCGCGAGATCGCGGCCTGCACCACGCCGGTGGTGAGCGCCGTCGGGCACGAACCGGACAACCCGCTGTGCGACCTGGTCGCCGACCTGCGGGCGGCCACGCCGACCGACGCGGCCAAACGCGTCGTCCCCGACGCCGCCGCCGAGCAGGCGCTGGTGACCGACCTGCGGCGGCGCAGCGCGCAGGCCCTGCGCAACTGGGTGCACCGCGAGGAGCGCTTCATCGGTCAGCTGCGCGGCCGCCCGGTGCTGGCGCAGCCGCTGCAGGCGCTGGACGCCCACGCCGCGGAGATCACCCGGGCGGTGACGGCCGCGCGCCGCGACATCCGGCGGCTCATCGCCACCGAGACCGACCATGTCGGGCACCTGTCGGCCAGGCTGGCCACGCTCGGGCCGGCTGCGACCCTGGCCCGCGGGTATGCCGTGGTGCAGAACCTGTCAGCCGGCGGTGCGGTCCTGCGGTCGGCGCAGGATGCCCCGGCGGGAACCAGACTCCGAATCCGGGTGGCCGACGGCGCCGTCACGACCGTGAGCGAAGGAATATATGACGAACATTAGTCAGCTCGGCTACGAAGCTGCCCGCGACGAACTGATCGAGGTCGTCCGCAAACTGGAAGCGGGCGGGCTCGACCTCGACACCTCGCTCCAGCTCTGGGAAAGGGGCGAACAACTGGCAAAACGTTGCGAAGAGCACCTGGCCGGCGCCCGCAAGAAAGTCGAGGACGCGCTCGCCTCCGGCGCCGAAGACGAAAATTGATCAGTGCGGTAATTTCTCCCGCACTCTGTTAACTGGAACACGTTTCAGTTATGCTCCTGCACCATGCGTGATGCTTCCCTGACCACAGACCTCGGCCGTGTGTTGGTAACCGGCGGGTCTGGCTTCGTCGGCGCCAACCTGGTGACCGAACTGCTCGGCCGTGGCCACCACGTCCGGTCGTTCGACCGGGCGCCGTCGCCGCTGCCGGCCAACCCGAACCTGGAGACGCTGGTCGGCGACATCACCAACGTTGACGACGTCGACGCCGCAGTCCAGGGCATCGACACGATCATCCACACCGCGGCGATCATCGACCTGATGGGCGGCGCATCCGTCACCGACGAATACCGCAACCGCAGCTTCGGCGTGAATGTCGGCGGCACCGAGAACCTGGTGAAGCTGGGCCGGGCCGCGGGCGTCAAGCGCTTCGTCTACACCGCGTCGAACAGCGTGGTCATG from Mycolicibacterium phocaicum includes the following:
- a CDS encoding XRE family transcriptional regulator — encoded protein: MTDDPPSLFDWPEAGQTHGRFDPARLTQARVRLAISKTDLAAEVGVSPAAIGQYEAGVNSPRPDVIDRMAKALRVRPGFFGVGRPLARMDTVHAHFRSLRSARASDRQRAVATATLMWELTFALERYVKLPVPNLPQIEPGTAPADAAAMLRRHWNLPDGPVKHLVATVESHGIVVAVRPLGEIDAVDAFSVVIVDRPIIITTPRRSENVFGHRFSIAHEVGHLLLHGDSGESSQAVEREADEFAAAFLTPAASMDAVLPERLDLPALHRLGRTWGVSPKSLVRRMVERHRTTDSSARRAYQRLAMTYDPSADPTSAYPGEVATLLRKGVELAGQHGAGVPVLADVLKISPGQLRDLLGEEDQRPVLRLVKDE
- a CDS encoding class I SAM-dependent DNA methyltransferase, with product MQPETLQQDLAEFIAYRHNLLKGDEKGEAQVFLDRLFKAFGNGGVREAGATLEARVRKAETKGTSFADLLWESRCIIEMKKAGTDLSKHFRQAFQYWIQVVPHRPNYVVLCNFDEFWVYDFDLQLDAPMDVLKLDDLVNRREVLAFLLPEPETPLFGNDLVQVTREAAAQVSSVFRSMKDRGVPRLDAQHFVLQSVVAMFAEDIGLLPEKFFTRVVEEAKSGRDAYDLLGSLFREMNTPGRTKGGQFVGTPYFNGGIFENITPIEMNRDELNAIRWACTTNWAAVRPEIFGTLFETSMDKDERHAYGAHFTSQADIARVVIPCIVDPWMERIEAAKTIGDLEQIQLAMASYRVLDPACGSGNFLYVAYREMRRLEVEVKNRIAARRRTKSGQATISYVTPDHFMGIDTNAFAVEVAKVTMMMAKKLAADELEEYVDALPLDNLDESIRCRDALFSEWPSADVLIGNPPYLGRRKMAAELGADYVSDLDGKYPNPGVSDFVTYWFPLAHKALPQGGRAGFVATQAVRDGDSRKASLDYVVKNDGVIFEAVSVTPWSGDAVVHVSIVNWVKGANHAPAKKVLWLNNGQLRLEVEDIAASLRPVTDVGTAASLPQNKAPKRIFQGQTTGKIDAFRLTGGEAADLGKTDPGSAAFIHPVLGGKVLLHSLGPQNFIIDLPHDDALDVKVAAPGALARLRKLVLPDREAAAEKEATANAAILKRNSKAQVRWHNKNFLNKWWQHSYRRDDMIEAFAPLQRYIATSRVAAEQRVSVFQFVDTSIRPDDSMTVIAFDDDYTLGVVSSALHRAWFEERCSKLKSDLRYTSTTVWDSFPWPTSPGEAVAEVAQAMAAIIDYREAKLAKGITLGEQYDALRTPGKSELRALHDVLDAAVVRAYGFNPEEDLLAQLLALNLAAASDPEAAIAPGGGGRPEAYTTTYRLTAAAP
- the ychF gene encoding redox-regulated ATPase YchF, translated to MGLNLGIVGLPNVGKSTLFNALTRNDVLAANYPFATIEPNEGVVPLPDPRLDKLAEIFGSEKTVPAPVTFVDIAGIVKGASEGAGLGNKFLANIREADAICQVVRAFADDDVVHVDGRVDPKSDIEVIETELILADMQTLEKALPRLEKEARTNKDRKPIVEAVAAAQAVFDEGKTLFSTGKDWSALRELNLMTVKPFLYVFNADESVLTDEARKAELTAMVAPAEAVFLDAKIEAELLELDDESAAELLESIGQTERGLDALARAGFRTLKLQTYLTAGPKESRAWTIHQGDTAPRAAGVIHTDFEKGFIKAEIVAFDDLVEAGSMAAAKAAGKVRMEGKDYVMVDGDVVEFRHGQPSKSKS
- a CDS encoding DUF6542 domain-containing protein, which gives rise to MSAEHHGPEAALDRRSALPSIPGIPWWGAIVLAVTATAIGFAYDAGTGDKELSAFFTFCYVAGCVLAVLGVRRSGIFTAVIQPPLILFVAVPGAYFMFHSDKIAGIKDLLINCGYPLIERFPTMFFTAATVLILGLIRWFVLPQFLTYEEDDTEEAVAEPKPRRSRRQADDEDVAPAGLAATLSAKLTKLTTGQTPRSSRTRATSSRRSAAESPRRSAADPQRAPRPSRARAQAGDTELIEPVPGQMRRPRPARPRPAATDSYAVPDEPRRRPRPAGEPRRAPQERYDYREPRERDRYERPQRPSAAEPRRRRYADDPYEPGDRYQSPARPSRNAPPSGAHHPVSRVRYRGADDDAAAEPRERRPRQPHNWD
- a CDS encoding 4-hydroxy-3-methylbut-2-enyl diphosphate reductase, translated to MPPTINMGIPGATVSVAGEAMSKTGKRVLLAEPRGYCAGVDRAVETVERALEKHGAPVYVRHEIVHNRYVVDTLAKAGAVFVEQTEEVPEGAIVVFSAHGVAPTVHEEAAARNLRTIDATCPLVTKVHNEAKRFARDDYDILLVGHEGHEEVVGTAGEAPEHVQVVDNPDAVDKVTVRDPNKVIWLSQTTLSVDETMETVRRLREKFPTLQDPPSDDICYATQNRQVAVKAMAPECELVIVVGSRNSSNSVRLVEVALNAGSNAAKLVDYAEDIDPGWLEGVTTVGVTSGASVPEILVRGVLERLAEFGYDTVQPVTTANETLVFALPREIRPARH
- a CDS encoding lipid droplet-associated protein; this translates as MSTAPYGVRLLVGAAATALEETIRLPHTILTYPMTLASQLAQLVMKMQQDLAELVNKGDETLEQWFPPKDEQPEWATFDEDLLEPGADDPAGPATEQPDGARLTEGRFALYSTGAAETPKPATNGAAANGASVATPAIVEALDYAELTLAQLRARLPQLKVDDLEALLTYENNTKSRAPFQTLLANRITRATAK
- the xseA gene encoding exodeoxyribonuclease VII large subunit encodes the protein MTAAEIPNSAENPWPVRAVSTRVAKYIDRLGTIWIEGQLTELKLRQSTAWMVLRDPAADMSLSVSCPRALVDDAPVALSEGTQVIMLGKPQFYTRNGSFSLRISQIRAVGIGELLARIDRLRRLLDAEGLFDPRLKRPIPFLPNTIGLITGRASAAEHDVVTVAQSRWPAVHFDIRNTAVQGANAVPQIVEALRALDAAPHVDVIVIARGGGSVEDLLPFSDETLCREIAACTTPVVSAVGHEPDNPLCDLVADLRAATPTDAAKRVVPDAAAEQALVTDLRRRSAQALRNWVHREERFIGQLRGRPVLAQPLQALDAHAAEITRAVTAARRDIRRLIATETDHVGHLSARLATLGPAATLARGYAVVQNLSAGGAVLRSAQDAPAGTRLRIRVADGAVTTVSEGIYDEH
- a CDS encoding exodeoxyribonuclease VII small subunit, with product MTNISQLGYEAARDELIEVVRKLEAGGLDLDTSLQLWERGEQLAKRCEEHLAGARKKVEDALASGAEDEN